TCAACATGGATGACAATAGCATTTTTATTGGCAACAAGCCGTTCATGAACTACGTCACCGGCGTAGTGATGCAGTTCACCACCAAAAACGCTTCTGAAGTCATTATCAAAGCAAGAGGAAAATTCATCTCTCGCTGTGTTGACGTAGCGGAAGTTGCAACCAATCGGTTTCTTGATGGAACTGTTGAGATAGGCGACATTAAAATCGGTTCTGAAGAATTCAAAAACGAAGAAGGAAAAGACGTCCGA
Above is a window of Candidatus Woesearchaeota archaeon DNA encoding:
- the albA gene encoding DNA-binding protein Alba → MDDNSIFIGNKPFMNYVTGVVMQFTTKNASEVIIKARGKFISRCVDVAEVATNRFLDGTVEIGDIKIGSEEFKNEEGKDVR